A region of the Pseudomonas sp. A34-9 genome:
TGGGCTCCGACAGCCTCAACCTGGTCGGCAACGACCTGAGCAACACCTTGACCGGCAACAGCGCCAACAACATCCTGGATGGCAAGGCTGGCGCCGATATCATGTCCGGCGGCGCCGGTAACGACTCTTACGTGGTCGATAACGCGGGCGACACCGTCATCGAACTTGGTACTTCTCTGACTGAAATCGATTCGGTTTTCTCCTACGTGAGTTACGCCCTGGGAAGCAATCTCGAGAATCTGATATTGCTCGGCAGCGATAATCTCAATGGCACCGGCAATACCCTCAACAACACCATTACCGGCAACGCTGCCAACAACATCCTCGACGGTGGCGCCGGCATCGACACCCTGATTGGCGGAGCTGGCGATGACACGTATATCGTCGACAATGCCAACGACATCGTCATCGAAGCGGCCAACGAAGGCGTCGATCTGGTCCAGACCACCGTCAGCTACATCTTGTCCGCCAATATCGAAGCGGGTCAGATTCTGGGCTCCGACAGCCTCAACCTGGTCGGCAACGACCTGAGCAACACCTTGACCGGCAACAGCGCCAACAACATCCTGGATGGCAAGGCTGGCGCCGATATCATGTCCGGCGGCGCCGGTAACGACTCTTACGTGGTCGATAACGCGGGCGACACCGTCATCGAACTTGGCACCTCTCTGACTGAAATCGATTCGGTTTTCTCCTACGTGAGTTACGCCCTGGGAAGCAATCTTGAGAATCTGATATTGCTCGGCAGCGATAATCTCAATGGCACCGGCAATACCCTCAACAACACCATTACCGGCAACGCTGCCAACAACACCCTCGACGGTGGCGCCGGCATCGACACCCTGATTGGCGGAACCGGCAACGACACTTACATCGTCGACAACACCCAGGATGTAGTCGTCGAAACCAGCGCCCTGACCAATGAAGTCGACACCGTGATGGCGTCGGTCAGCTACACCCTCAGTGCCAACGTCGAGAACCTGACCCTCACCGGGATCATGAACACCAACGCCAGCGGTAACGCCCAAAACAATGTGTTGACCGGCAACAGCGGCAACAACATCCTGAACGGCGGTGACGGTCTGGACACTCTGATCGGTGGAGCTGGCAACGACATCCTCAATGGCGGCGCCGGTGTCGACACCCTCAGCGGTGGCACCGGCGATGACACGTATATCGTCGACAATGCCAACGACATCGTCATCGAAGCGGCCAATGAAGGCGTCGATCTGGTCCAGACCACCGTCAGCTACGTCTTGTCCGCCAATATCGAAGCGGGTCAGATTCTGGGCTCCGACAGCCTCAACCTGGTCGGCAACGACCTGAGCAACACCTTGACCGGCAACAGCGCCAACAACATCCTGGATGGCAAGGCTGGCGCCGATATCATGTCCGGCGGCGCCGGTAACGACTCTTACGTGGTCGATAACGCGGGCGACACCGTCATCGAACTTGGCACCTCTCTGACTGAAATCGATTCGGTTTTCTCCTACGTGAATTACGCCCTGGGAAGCAATCTTGAGAATCTGATATTGCTCGGCAGCGATAATCTCAATGGCACCGGCAATACCCTCAACAACACCATTACCGGCAACGCTGCCAACAACACCCTCGACGGTGGCGCCGGCATCGACACCCTGATTGGCGGAACCGGCAACGACACTTACATCGTCGACAACACCCAGGATGTAGTCGTCGAAACCAGCGCCCTGACCAATGAAATCGACACCGTGATGGCGTCGGTCAGCTACACCCTCAGTGCCAACGTCGAGAACCTGACCCTCACCGGGATCATGAACACCAACGCCAGCGGTAACGCCCAAAACAATGTGTTGACCGGCAACAGCGGCAACAACATCCTGAACGGCGGTGACGGTCTGGACACCCTGATCGGAGGAGCTGGCAACGATACCTATCTGGTCGATCAAGTCGGCGAACTGGCTCTGATCCAGGAGTTGGCCAGCGAAGGTCTGGACACCTTATACATCGGCTACACGCCAACGCCGCAGACCAGCACCGTCGATCTGAACATCAGCAGTTTGCGCAACATCGAAAACGTCACCCTCCAGGCTGTCGGCGCGTTTTCGGTCTTGGGCAACGACCTGAACAACACCCTGCTCGGTAATGCTCAGGCCAACAACCTTCAAGGCGGTGCCGGCAACGACATCCTCAATGGCGGCGCCGGTGTCGACACCCTCAGCGGTGGCACCGGCGATGACACGTATATCGTCGACAATGCCAACGACATCGTCATCGAAGCGGCCAACGAAGGCGTCGATCTGGTCCAGACCACCGTCAGCTACGTCTTGTCCGCCAATATCGAAGCTGGTCAGATTCTGGGCTCCGACAGCCTCAACCTGGTCGGCAACGACCTGAGCAACACCTTGACCGGCAACAGCGCCAACAACATCCTGGATGGCAAGGCTGGCGCCGATATCATGTCCGGCGGCGCCGGTAACGACTCTTACGTGGTCGATAACGCGGGCGACACCGTCATCGAACTTGGCACCTCTCTGACTGAAATCGATTCGGTTTTCTCCTACGTGAGTTACGCCCTGGGAAGCAATCTCGAGAATCTGATATTGCTCGGCAGCGATAATCTCAATGGCACCGGCAATACCCTCAACAACACCATTACCGGCAACGCTGCCAACAACATCCTCGACGGTGGCGCCGGCATCGACACCCTGATTGGCGGCACAGGAGCCGATACCTTCGTGTTCGCTGCAGTCAATGAAATGGGCATCGGTGCCAATCGCGACGTCATCACCGACTTCAACAGCCTGCAGGGCGATAAGATCGACCTGACGAAGTTCGATGCCAATCTGCTGAGTGCCGGCGTCAACGGTTTCAGCTTCATTGGTGCGAATGCCTTCACGGGTGCGGGGCAGTTGCGCTTTGTTGATCACGTCCTCTCGGGCAACGTCAGCGGCAACGCCGGTGCGGACTTCGAGATCCAGCTGGTGGGTGTGAACAGCTTCAGCGCCAACGATCTGGTGGCCTGATCCAACTGCTACCCGACCTGCTCGCGGGTCAGGACATCAACAAAAAACGCCCCGATTATTCGTAATGCTGTTCACTTAAGCATTTGGATCCTCGCCGGGCTTCTTCGAAAATCCGATGCCAGATCTCTGGCATCGGATTTTTTTATGTCTGTTCAACGGGACTTGCTCGACCTCGGCGACCTTTTCAACTTCTGTGGACTTGAGCACTTAACTCAAAATATCCCAATCGAGTGCGTCGCGTCTGCGCTGGATTTGTCCAGCCAGGCCACTATCCGGCGGCGTCGCTTGCCTGCCGACCAAGTGCTCTGGCTGATGCTCGGCATGGCATTGTTTCGCGACGAACATGTTCATGAAGTCGCCCGGCGCTTGAACATCTGCGCCCAAGGTCTAGCTTCTGATCATCTGTTGGCCCGTAGCGGAGTGACCGAGGCCCGCAAGCGGCTTGGCGCCGAACCGGTTGAGTGGTTGTTTCGCATAACTGGCACTCAATGGGGCGCGCAGTGCTATCGCGATGATGCCTGGCAGGACTTGCAAGTCTTTGCAGTCGATGGTGCGCTTCTGCGCACGCCGGATACGCCGGAGTTGCGAGACCATTTCGGTTCTGGAAACACCTTGGCCGACCGCCAGACTCGCCGTGCAATTGATTGTGATGGCAGCGGCCAAACCCGTTTCGGCGAAGGGCAGACGGTTAGCAGAACGAAGAAAAGGCGTTGCCGGGCTATTTCTGGATCACCGTCAAAGGACTTCAAGGCCAAGGACGATGAAGATCTCAAAAACCCGGTTTCCCTTGGATCGCAAGGCTGCTCCGCTTAAGTGAACAGCATTACCGATTATTCGGGGCGTTTTTGTGGGTGTCGATAAGCCATAGCGCTAGATCAAAACACCCAACTCCTTGGCCCGCGCCACCGCCTGAGTACGCCGTTCAACCCCTAACTTGCTGTTAATATGGCTGGCATGGGTTTTCACCGTATGAAGCGAGATGAACAGTTGCTCGCTGATCTGCTGGTTCGAACAGCCTTGGGCGATCAGGCGTAGCACTGCAAGCTCCCTGCTGCTGAGCTGTTCAGCGGCGCCAGACTCGACGACTGGACGCGTTGCGGCAGGCGGAAAATATTCCAGCAATTGTTGCCCTGACAATGTCGGTGAAGTCTGCAGCTGCCCGCGCAACCAGTCCGTGTGCCCCTTCACCAAGCCATCGAACGGCTGCAACACGCCACCGGCCGCCGCCTCCAGCGCCTGGTGCAGCGCCTTGCGCGCTTCCGGCTCCCGCCCCCCAACCAGCAACAATGCCACTTTCTGCGTCAATGCCATCACGCTGAGCAGCTGTCGCCCGGTTTGCTGACCATTTTCATGCAACACGTTCAAACGCCCTTCGGCGAGCATCGGCTGCCCCTGAATCATGTCCAGCAACGCCTGTTGCAGTTCAACATGCAAGGGCAGCTGTGGATGAAACTCTGGCGGCGCGGCAGCGCGTTCGCCCGTGTACGTCTGGCCAAGTCGCGCCAGCCACGCCTCGGCCAGATCGGTGCGACCCTGCGCCAGCCACAGTTCGCATTTGACCAGGGTGATCATCGCCAGGTAGTAGATCGGCGGCACGTCCCAGATGTGCATCAGGCGTTCGGCTTCGGCGAGTTCGGCGAAGGCCTTGGCGAACTCGCCGCTGCTGCCATCCAGACGCGCGATGACGCAATGGCCGATCAATACGCTGATGTCGCGACAGGCCCGCGCCTCGCCGATTCCGGCCAACAAGCGCACACGTGCGGCCTGAGGCTGCAAGCGCATCGCCAACAGAAACCCCTCGTACAGGGTCAGCCGCGCGCGCACCGCATACAAACGTTGCGGCGACAGGCCGCGCAACCGCTCCAAGCCCTGATGGACTTCATCGAGTGCACGCAGAATTTCACCGCGGGCCTGCAACACCCGCGCACGATCGTAGTGCGCCAACGCTTCGAACAACGGGTTGCCAACGCGCTGCGCCAACTCCAGCGACTCTCGGTTAAGGCCGCGGGCGCGCCATAGGTCACCGTCGGCAATGGCCAGATTGGACAAGGTCGATAGACACATCAGCCGCTGGCCATAGCGCTTGGCCGGCAGACTTTCCAGAGCCTCGGTGCAATATCTGATCGTCAATTCTCGATGCCCACGACCGCGAGCGATGATCCCGCTCAGCGCCAGCCATTGCGCGAGCATCGACTTCTGCGCGGTAGCGGAAGGTGCCGGCAGGAAGCGGCTCAAGTGGCTGGACAATTCTTCGGCGGCATCGAGCTGACACGCCAGCCCGAGCGCCCAGCTGTACAACACGATCAAGCGTGGCGTGCTGATCAACAGGCTGTCGGGCAAGTCCATTTTCCAGCGCAGCAGCATGCCGACGTTTTGCTCGGCCAGCAGTTGCTCCTCCGAGAGGTTCTGCACCAGGTTTGCGGCGACATCGAGGTGACCGGCGCGCAACGCTTGTTCAACCGCTTCATCCAGCAACCCCTGTGCGTTGAACCAGCGACAGGCACGCAGATGCAGCGTGGCCGTCGGTACCATCGCTTGGGCAATCGGCCGGCTGCGCAATAAATCAGAGAATAAATGGTGATAGCGATACCAGTGACCGTGCTCGTCCAGCGGCACCAGAAAGACCTGATGGGCCAACAGGAAACGCAGAATCTCGGCGCTGTCGTGGGCTTCGCGCACGGCGTCGCACAGTTCGCTGCAAAAACGCTCTTGCGGTGCGGTGTCATAGAGGAACGCCTGCACTTCGGCGGGCAGACAATCGATGACTTCTTCCAACAGGTAATCGCGGATCAGCCCTTCCCCGCCATTCAGCGCTTGCGGCAACGCCGCATCGCTGCCCGCCTCGGACACCGCCAGCAGCCAGAAACGCAAACCGGCGACCCAGCCTTCGCTGCGCAGGATCAGGTTTTCCAAGGCTTCGCCGCGCAGGGAGCTGCTGTGGCGATCAAGCAGCGTCAGGGCTTCATCGTGGGTCAGGCGCAGGTCCTGTTCATGCAGCTCCAGCAGTTGCCGCGACAGACGCAAGCGCGCCAGATGCCAGTCCGGGCGCTGACGACTGGTGACCATTACCAGCAAGCCATCAGGCAGATGATTGAGGAAAAACTGCAGGCAACGGTCAAGCACCGGGCCTTGCGCGAGATGATAATCATCGAGCACCAGCAGCAACGGCGCAGCAGGATCGAGGTGCAGCGCCAGCTCATCGAGCAAGCCGTCGAGCCATTCTTCGAAGGCAAAGGGCTGATGGCGCTGGCGCATTTTCAGCAGGCCCAGTGCGCGACTGCCCAGTTGTGGAAAGTAGTCCTGCAAGCCTTCGAGCAGACGTTCGAGAAAGCGTCCGGGATCATTGTCGCGAGGACTCAGGCCCAGCCAGAGGCTTTGCCAATGCGCCGGCAGACTTTGGCAGAATTCCACCGCCAACGAACTCTTGCCGAAGCCGGCGGGGGCGCTGACCAGCAACAAGCGCCCACCGAGCCCGGCCTGCAGGCGCTCGCAAAGGCGTGGTCGCAAGACGTAGCCATCGGGCAACGGCGGGCGGAAAAAACGCCCGTCAAGTGCCGCGACGGCAACGCTTGCGGGACCCGGAAGTGGGGACAGATCAGTCATGGCCGGCTCTTGTTCGAATTGCTGTTGGCGGCGTTGCAGATGTCCGCAGACTAGCCTTAAACGAACCGGTTATGAAGGTTACTGCTACAAATGGCTACAAAAAGGCTACACCCACCTGTGAGTCCCCCCTGTAGGAGCTGCCGAAGGCTGCGATCTTTTGATGTTGATTTTCCAGAATCAAAAGCAGGATCAAAAGATCGCAGCCTTCGGCAGCTCCTACGCGAACGGCGCAAGATTGATCTAAAAAAAACGCCCCGAACCAGTCGGGGCGTTTTCACGAGGATGCGGCCTCGGGTTACAGCGGGTTAGCGAACACCATCCTGACGCAGGGCGGCCGGGGTGAAGTCGCTGGTGGTGGCGGTGAAACCGAAGTCATACGCCTGCTTCTCTTCGTTCTTCATGCC
Encoded here:
- a CDS encoding M10 family metallopeptidase C-terminal domain-containing protein, with the protein product MPTPTTYSFSFPSSLTGNKSVDSLISGTYWLGSNWSPFGTTQLSYSFISETTSYFATKYSPDNEYTAAYALTSAQQNAVIGALSAWSAVANINFTLTTDNLSNVGDLRFGGYLSMDPKTAAWAYFPDDTPRGGDVWIGPATNSANPVQGTYDYLTFVHEIGHALGLKHPFSPSASNTLLLDPALDSVFYTVMSYNDSYSYQPTTPMLLDILAIQSLYGANSLWHNGDNVYKWAPNQSVFETIWDAGGNDTIDGSNQLQSVRINLNEGAYSTIGKAFLDLTNNTAVTDALTIAFGAKIENAIGSASDDTLIGNALNNILDGKAGADIMSGGAGNDSYVVDNAGDTVIELGTSLTEIDSVFSYVNYALGSNLENLILLGSDNLNGTGNTLNNTITGNAANNILDGGAGIDTLIGGTGNDTYIVDNTQDVVVETSALTNEIDTVMASVSYTLSANVENLTLTGIMNTNASGNAQNNVLTGNSGNNILNGDGGLDTLIGGAGNDTYLVDQVGELALIQELASEGLDTLYIGYTPTPQTSTVDLNISSLRNIENVTLQAVGAFSVLGNDLNNTLLGNAQANNLQGGAGNDILNGGAGVDTLSGGTGDDTYIVDNANDIVIEAANEGVDLVQTTVSYVLSANIEAGQILGSDSLNLVGNDLSNTLTGNSANNILDGKAGADIMSGGAGNDSYVVDNAGDTVIELGTSLTEIDSVFSYVSYALGSNLENLILLGSDNLNGTGNTLNNTITGNAANNTLDGGAGIDTLIGGTGNDTYIVDNTQDVVVETSALTNEIDTVMASVSYTLSANVENLTLTGIMNTNASGNAQNNVLTGNSGNNILNGGDGLDTLIGGAGNDILNGGAGVDTLSGGTGDDTYIVDNANDIVIEAANEGVDLVQTTVSYVLSANIEAGQILGSDSLNLVGNDLSNTLTGNSANNILDGKAGADIMSGGAGNDSYVVDNAGDTVIELGTSLTEIDSVFSYVSYALGSNLENLILLGSDNLNGTGNTLNNTITGNAANNILDGGAGIDTLIGGAGDDTYIVDNANDIVIEAANEGVDLVQTTVSYILSANIEAGQILGSDSLNLVGNDLSNTLTGNSANNILDGKAGADIMSGGAGNDSYVVDNAGDTVIELGTSLTEIDSVFSYVSYALGSNLENLILLGSDNLNGTGNTLNNTITGNAANNTLDGGAGIDTLIGGTGNDTYIVDNTQDVVVETSALTNEVDTVMASVSYTLSANVENLTLTGIMNTNASGNAQNNVLTGNSGNNILNGGDGLDTLIGGAGNDILNGGAGVDTLSGGTGDDTYIVDNANDIVIEAANEGVDLVQTTVSYVLSANIEAGQILGSDSLNLVGNDLSNTLTGNSANNILDGKAGADIMSGGAGNDSYVVDNAGDTVIELGTSLTEIDSVFSYVNYALGSNLENLILLGSDNLNGTGNTLNNTITGNAANNTLDGGAGIDTLIGGTGNDTYIVDNTQDVVVETSALTNEIDTVMASVSYTLSANVENLTLTGIMNTNASGNAQNNVLTGNSGNNILNGGDGLDTLIGGAGNDTYLVDQVGELALIQELASEGLDTLYIGYTPTPQTSTVDLNISSLRNIENVTLQAVGAFSVLGNDLNNTLLGNAQANNLQGGAGNDILNGGAGVDTLSGGTGDDTYIVDNANDIVIEAANEGVDLVQTTVSYVLSANIEAGQILGSDSLNLVGNDLSNTLTGNSANNILDGKAGADIMSGGAGNDSYVVDNAGDTVIELGTSLTEIDSVFSYVSYALGSNLENLILLGSDNLNGTGNTLNNTITGNAANNILDGGAGIDTLIGGTGADTFVFAAVNEMGIGANRDVITDFNSLQGDKIDLTKFDANLLSAGVNGFSFIGANAFTGAGQLRFVDHVLSGNVSGNAGADFEIQLVGVNSFSANDLVA
- a CDS encoding LuxR C-terminal-related transcriptional regulator; its protein translation is MTDLSPLPGPASVAVAALDGRFFRPPLPDGYVLRPRLCERLQAGLGGRLLLVSAPAGFGKSSLAVEFCQSLPAHWQSLWLGLSPRDNDPGRFLERLLEGLQDYFPQLGSRALGLLKMRQRHQPFAFEEWLDGLLDELALHLDPAAPLLLVLDDYHLAQGPVLDRCLQFFLNHLPDGLLVMVTSRQRPDWHLARLRLSRQLLELHEQDLRLTHDEALTLLDRHSSSLRGEALENLILRSEGWVAGLRFWLLAVSEAGSDAALPQALNGGEGLIRDYLLEEVIDCLPAEVQAFLYDTAPQERFCSELCDAVREAHDSAEILRFLLAHQVFLVPLDEHGHWYRYHHLFSDLLRSRPIAQAMVPTATLHLRACRWFNAQGLLDEAVEQALRAGHLDVAANLVQNLSEEQLLAEQNVGMLLRWKMDLPDSLLISTPRLIVLYSWALGLACQLDAAEELSSHLSRFLPAPSATAQKSMLAQWLALSGIIARGRGHRELTIRYCTEALESLPAKRYGQRLMCLSTLSNLAIADGDLWRARGLNRESLELAQRVGNPLFEALAHYDRARVLQARGEILRALDEVHQGLERLRGLSPQRLYAVRARLTLYEGFLLAMRLQPQAARVRLLAGIGEARACRDISVLIGHCVIARLDGSSGEFAKAFAELAEAERLMHIWDVPPIYYLAMITLVKCELWLAQGRTDLAEAWLARLGQTYTGERAAAPPEFHPQLPLHVELQQALLDMIQGQPMLAEGRLNVLHENGQQTGRQLLSVMALTQKVALLLVGGREPEARKALHQALEAAAGGVLQPFDGLVKGHTDWLRGQLQTSPTLSGQQLLEYFPPAATRPVVESGAAEQLSSRELAVLRLIAQGCSNQQISEQLFISLHTVKTHASHINSKLGVERRTQAVARAKELGVLI